ACGGCGAGGAGATATTTAAGGGAACTTACGATGAGGCGGTAAAGTACTGCGAAAATTTAACCTTCGCGGGCTTTGAGGACTGGCGGCTACCTACGTTAAACGAGCTTTTAAGCATCACGGACGATAGCAGGTATAACCCTGCGATAAACAAAGCCTTTAAAAACATCGTATACGAGACGAACGACAAAGGTGAGAAAAGCTACGGCTGGTACTGGAGCTCTACTAGGTATGCCGGCGGATCGTCTAATGTGTGGCTCGTGTTTTTCATGGGCGGCAACATCAACTGGGGCGGAGTTTCTAATCGCGGCTTCGTGCGGTGCGTTCGGGACTATTGATTTTTGAAATTTAGATAAAGGAAAAAGTATGAAAAGATATATAGCTGCTTCTTTACTGCTTTGCGGTCTGCTAAACGCAGAGGCGCTAAGTCCTACATGCTACCGAGATAACGATAAAAACGTAGTGGTATGTAGCGACAAAAAGCTGGGCAGGCTAATGTGGCAGGATGAGAATCAAAATTTTCAAGGAACGTGGGATCAGGCGCAGGAGTACTGCAATCTGGTAAACCTAGCCGGATACAAAGACTGGCGGCTGCCTACAAGGATGGAGCTACTAAGCATAGCGGATAAGAGTAGGCATGAACCCTCTCTAAATACGGCTTTTAAATACACAGAAGACTTCGATGATCCGCACTATTGGAGCCAGACTAAAATCGCCGACTTTTCGTCCGGCGCGTGGCTCGTGGATTTTAGGAATGGATACGATATCTGGGACTTCGTTTCTAGTCGCGACTTCGTGCGGTGTGTGAGAAATGATTGATTTGGCGGATTATGCGCCTTAAATTTGTTTTTTATGGTTAAATTTGAAGCTGAAATTTAACGAGCCGAATTTTATTAAAACTCGCGACTCGTAAATTTTGCGAGGCTTTAGAAATTTTACGTATAATCTAAAATCTTAAAACG
The uncultured Campylobacter sp. DNA segment above includes these coding regions:
- a CDS encoding DUF1566 domain-containing protein, with protein sequence MKRYIAASLLLCGLLNAEALSPTCYRDNDKNVVVCSDKKLGRLMWQDENQNFQGTWDQAQEYCNLVNLAGYKDWRLPTRMELLSIADKSRHEPSLNTAFKYTEDFDDPHYWSQTKIADFSSGAWLVDFRNGYDIWDFVSSRDFVRCVRND
- a CDS encoding DUF1566 domain-containing protein, which translates into the protein MRKIIAASLACLLCSSAAFGTDAPGFTAGFSRDDAKNVVTDSVYKLMWQDGEEIFKGTYDEAVKYCENLTFAGFEDWRLPTLNELLSITDDSRYNPAINKAFKNIVYETNDKGEKSYGWYWSSTRYAGGSSNVWLVFFMGGNINWGGVSNRGFVRCVRDY